A genomic stretch from Lathyrus oleraceus cultivar Zhongwan6 chromosome 2, CAAS_Psat_ZW6_1.0, whole genome shotgun sequence includes:
- the LOC127122234 gene encoding white-opaque regulator 2, translating into MADQEQELERVSSELEDLRGNMGQVMEILQVIKAKLDTQTTVVSEINGPTIEPQPARTVPTTWPVYGLPPGFTPPTEGAPGFFEDQQHAPDFSDEDDERHEDIRGMKENFQILEKRLRAMEGDQVFGAAAKEMCLVSVQYVQQPYVAAVTPNFNQSQAPVYQPIQQAPVYQQAPMPPAYQQSREQAPRPQNLPNQNRVQRGRLSFSSIPMTYTELYPSLLQKRLVTPRPLGPPPNPLPPWYNQDAHCLFHEGAPGHDLEGCYALKHIVRELVKKKILSFRDVGPNVKTVRFQTDISTEAAKKPEGNEAFLAYQAGRQGAFGSNNVQPPNAMQLPQQSRKSTDSAQLHGSNQDAQLRGQNSEQQQMLNPSIPCGSKQVSERKHTGKKKQKVLENPSTSSSRFQCSPNDTMVLLKLVSFTRKPPHLHLLRLHSGFEWQCQHHKGEYLQKRIDQSHCVIFFLRFDGRQQQEVGMKKNM; encoded by the exons atggcagatcaaGAACAAGAATTGGAGAGAGTAAGCTCAGAACTCGAAGACTTACGAGGAAACATGGGTCAAGTCATGGAGATACTACAAGTCATTAAGGCCAAGTTGGACACCCAAACGACGGTCGTTTCAGAAATCAACGGTCCtacgattgaaccccaacctgcaagGACAGTACCAACCACCTGGCCAGTCTATGGTTTACCTCCCGGTTTCACACCTCCAACTGAAGGCGCCCCTGGTTTT TTTGAAGATCAACAACATGCTCCGGATTTTTCGGACGAAGATGATGAAAGGCATGAAGACATAAGAGGGATGAAAGAGAATTTCCAGATTCTTGAGAAAAGGTtaagggctatggaaggtgaccaagtcTTTGGTGCTGCTGCTAAGGAGATGTGCTTAGTGTCAG TGCAGTATGttcaacaaccgtatgtggcagcagtcacaccaaatttcaaccaGTCACAAGCTCCTGTTTATCAACCTATTCAACAAGCACCAGTATACCAGCAAGCACCCATGCCACCCGCTTATCAACAGTCAAGGGAACAGGCTCCACGTCCACAAAATcttccaaatcaaaatagggtacaaaGAGGTAGACTTTCGTTCTCTTCAATCCCTATGACGTACACTGAGTTGTACCCATCGTTACTGCAGAAACGGTTGGTGACTCCCAgacctttgggtcctccaccaaatcctttacctccatggtacaatcAAGATGCCCATTGTCTTTTCCATGAGGGTGCCCCTGGGCATGATTTAGAGGGATGTTATGCTTTGAAGCATATTGTGCGAGAGCTGGTTAAGAAGAAGATTCTTTCGTTTCGAGATGTCGGACCCAACGTAAAAA CAGTTAGGTTCCAGACCGACATTTCAACAGAAGCTGCTAAAAAGCCTGAAGGAAATGAAGCGTTTTTAGCTTATCAGGCAGGGCGTCAAGGTGCATTTGGGAGTAACAATGTCCAACCACCCAATGCTATGCAACTACCCCAGCAGTCTCGAAAATCCACCGATTCAGCTCAGCTACATGGTTCCAATCAAGATGCTCAGCTCAGAGGTCAAAATAGTGAGCAGCAGCAAATGCTAAATCCTAGTATACCCTGTGGAAGCAAACAAGTCTCAGAAAGAAAGCACACAggaaagaaaaaacaaaaagtTCTGGAAAAtccatcaacatcatcatcaagaTTTCAATGTTCTCCTAATGATACTATGGTACTTCTCAAACTAGTGTCCTTCACTAGAAAGCCTCCACACTTGCATTTGTTAAGGCTTCATAGCGGTTTTGAATGGCAATGTCAACACCACAAAGGGGAATACCTACAAAAAAGGATAGATCAAAGTCACTGTGTTATCTTTTTTTTACGCTTTGATGGAAGACAGCAACAAGAAGTTGGAATGAAAAAGAACATGTAA